One Lacunisphaera limnophila DNA window includes the following coding sequences:
- the ccoN gene encoding cytochrome-c oxidase, cbb3-type subunit I — protein MTTGQKTIIEFNDKIVRQFLLASVIWGAVGMLVGVLIATQLNFWQVNFGQQWLSFGRLRPLHTNAVIFAFVGNMMFAGVYYSTQRLVKARLASDFLSNLHFWGWQLIIVSAAITLPLGLTRGKEYAELIWPINIAVALIWVVFAVNFFWTLAKRHEKSLYVAIWFYIATIITVAMLYIVNHLSIPTSWVHSYPVFGGVQDGLVQWWYGHNAVAFFLTTPILGIMYYFLPKAAERPVYSYRLSVIHFWSLVFLYIWAGPHHLLNTALPNWLQLLGMTFSLMLWAPSWGGMLNGLLTLRGAWGKLRTDPVIKFFAAGVTFYGMATFEGPLLSIKSVNALAHYSDWIIGHVHGGALGWNGFMAAGMFYWLVPRLWNRPLHSQSLANLHFWLGMFGILLYMGAMWASGITQGLMLNATAEGGTILKYPNFLETLNSIRFLMLLRVVGGGAYLTGFLIMAYNIFRSIRGAQVVNGSMEVYVEKHTPEETLSAGATIFNAPVIFSTLGCLAAFIWMFTTGWLNILGLVATAFCVLLAIGHFQSRGKSWGEWYDKLLLNALPFTVLTFLAVAVGGLIQIIPMLTIERRLQTEDRVAAVYTPLELAGRDLFVREGCYTCHSQMIRTLVPDVMRYGDYSRLGESIWDHPYQWGSRRAGPDLARVGGKYNHAWHYDHMRDPRAISTGSNMPAYTWLHEQETDYAALPSKIRVQRMLGVPFPNWSPAEIDALAKAQAKQITQELRDQGRFTEPNKEIVALTAYLQSLGKKWQATGAQVTSAK, from the coding sequence ATGACGACCGGACAAAAAACCATCATTGAATTCAACGACAAGATCGTGCGGCAGTTCCTGCTCGCCTCGGTCATCTGGGGGGCCGTCGGCATGCTGGTCGGCGTGCTCATCGCGACCCAGCTCAATTTCTGGCAGGTGAACTTCGGCCAGCAGTGGCTGAGCTTCGGCCGCCTCCGCCCGCTGCACACCAACGCGGTGATCTTCGCCTTCGTCGGCAACATGATGTTCGCCGGCGTTTACTACTCGACGCAGCGCCTGGTGAAGGCCCGCCTCGCTAGCGACTTCCTGTCGAACCTCCACTTCTGGGGCTGGCAGCTGATCATCGTCTCGGCCGCAATCACCCTCCCGCTCGGCCTCACCCGCGGCAAGGAATACGCGGAGCTCATCTGGCCCATCAACATCGCGGTCGCGCTCATCTGGGTCGTCTTTGCGGTCAACTTCTTCTGGACCCTGGCGAAGCGCCACGAGAAGTCCCTCTACGTCGCCATCTGGTTCTACATCGCGACGATCATCACCGTGGCGATGCTCTACATCGTCAACCACCTGTCGATCCCGACCTCGTGGGTGCACAGCTACCCGGTCTTCGGCGGCGTGCAGGACGGCCTGGTCCAGTGGTGGTACGGGCACAACGCCGTGGCCTTCTTCCTGACCACGCCGATCCTGGGCATCATGTATTACTTCCTGCCGAAGGCGGCGGAACGGCCGGTGTACTCGTACCGGCTCTCGGTCATCCACTTCTGGTCGCTGGTCTTCCTCTACATCTGGGCCGGCCCCCACCATCTCCTCAACACCGCGCTGCCCAACTGGCTCCAGCTCCTCGGCATGACCTTCTCACTCATGCTCTGGGCGCCCTCCTGGGGCGGCATGCTGAACGGTCTGCTCACCCTGCGCGGCGCGTGGGGCAAGCTCCGCACCGACCCGGTCATCAAGTTCTTCGCCGCCGGCGTCACCTTCTACGGCATGGCCACCTTCGAGGGGCCGCTCCTCTCGATCAAGTCGGTCAACGCCCTCGCGCATTATTCCGACTGGATCATCGGCCACGTCCACGGCGGCGCGCTCGGGTGGAACGGCTTCATGGCGGCCGGCATGTTCTACTGGCTCGTGCCGCGCCTCTGGAACCGGCCGCTGCACTCGCAGTCGCTGGCCAACCTGCACTTCTGGCTCGGGATGTTCGGCATCCTGCTCTACATGGGCGCCATGTGGGCCTCGGGTATCACCCAGGGCCTCATGCTCAACGCCACGGCCGAGGGCGGCACGATCCTGAAGTACCCCAACTTCCTCGAGACGCTGAACTCGATCCGCTTCCTGATGCTGCTGCGCGTGGTCGGCGGCGGCGCGTACCTTACGGGCTTCCTGATCATGGCCTACAACATCTTCCGGTCCATCCGCGGCGCCCAGGTGGTCAACGGCTCGATGGAAGTCTACGTCGAGAAGCACACCCCCGAGGAGACGCTCAGCGCCGGCGCCACGATCTTCAACGCCCCGGTCATCTTCAGCACCCTGGGCTGTCTGGCCGCCTTCATCTGGATGTTCACCACCGGCTGGCTCAACATCCTCGGCCTGGTCGCCACCGCCTTCTGCGTGCTCCTCGCCATCGGCCATTTCCAGAGCCGCGGCAAGTCCTGGGGCGAGTGGTACGACAAGCTCCTGCTGAACGCCCTGCCGTTCACCGTCCTCACCTTCCTGGCGGTCGCCGTGGGCGGCCTGATCCAGATCATCCCGATGCTCACCATCGAGCGCCGGCTCCAGACCGAGGACCGGGTCGCCGCCGTCTACACCCCGCTTGAGCTCGCCGGCCGCGACCTCTTCGTCCGCGAGGGCTGCTACACCTGCCACTCCCAGATGATCCGCACCCTGGTGCCGGACGTCATGCGCTACGGCGACTACTCCCGCCTCGGCGAGTCCATCTGGGATCACCCGTACCAGTGGGGCTCCCGCCGCGCCGGTCCCGACCTCGCGCGCGTCGGCGGCAAATACAACCACGCCTGGCACTACGACCACATGCGCGACCCGCGCGCCATCTCGACGGGCTCGAACATGCCGGCCTACACCTGGCTGCATGAGCAGGAGACCGATTACGCCGCGCTCCCGTCCAAGATCCGCGTGCAGCGCATGCTGGGCGTCCCGTTCCCCAACTGGTCCCCCGCCGAGATTGACGCCCTCGCCAAGGCGCAGGCCAAGCAGATCACGCAAGAACTGCGCGACCAGGGCCGCTTCACCGAGCCCAACAAGGAAATCGTCGCCCTCACCGCCTACCTGCAGTCGCTGGGCAAGAAGTGGCAGGCGACGGGCGCCCAAGTCACAAGTGCCAAGTAA
- a CDS encoding DUF2934 domain-containing protein gives MAGQSAARLWTSAGVTPAGCHRDESAAPQPLAGSAHILDKHRGTKAKGRGAGPSRGSYSGGMKARPPRAPAPEPSERDIQHAAYLLWEQAGCPPGRDEEFWFSAQARLRHSVHVATHFLTRPAASRARDAQPDPQGKD, from the coding sequence ATGGCGGGACAAAGCGCAGCCAGGCTTTGGACGAGTGCAGGAGTCACGCCGGCAGGATGCCACAGGGACGAGTCCGCTGCGCCGCAGCCGTTGGCGGGCTCTGCGCATATCTTGGACAAGCATCGCGGCACGAAGGCCAAGGGGCGCGGAGCCGGTCCGTCCCGAGGCAGTTACAGTGGCGGCATGAAAGCCCGCCCGCCCCGCGCCCCGGCCCCGGAGCCCAGTGAACGTGACATCCAGCACGCGGCCTACCTGCTGTGGGAGCAGGCGGGCTGCCCGCCCGGCCGCGATGAAGAGTTTTGGTTCAGCGCCCAGGCCCGGCTCCGGCACTCGGTCCACGTGGCCACGCATTTTTTGACAAGGCCTGCCGCGTCTAGAGCAAGGGATGCGCAGCCGGACCCCCAGGGAAAAGACTAG
- a CDS encoding cbb3-type cytochrome c oxidase N-terminal domain-containing protein yields the protein MNSHPTPPPDQNGPALRPHIYDGIQEFDQRLPNWWLNTLYGAIAFSIVFWFAHMIAKILPTDGARVDAAMAQIAAAKMASSIDVTNDQLFWDMSANPVFTEAGKATVNSLCVACHLASLKGKGENPGAVGPDLTDTAWIHGGTPKEIYATLKSGVLAKGMPAWEPVLGQKKTAEVVAYLLSHHKQGEPITVEIAK from the coding sequence ATGAATTCGCACCCGACGCCGCCTCCGGACCAGAACGGTCCCGCCCTCCGGCCGCACATCTATGACGGCATCCAGGAGTTCGATCAGCGCCTGCCCAACTGGTGGCTGAACACCTTGTACGGCGCCATCGCCTTCTCCATCGTGTTCTGGTTCGCCCACATGATCGCCAAGATCCTGCCGACGGATGGCGCCCGGGTGGACGCCGCGATGGCGCAGATCGCCGCCGCCAAGATGGCCTCGTCCATCGATGTCACCAACGATCAGCTCTTCTGGGACATGAGCGCCAACCCGGTCTTCACCGAGGCCGGCAAGGCGACCGTTAACTCGCTCTGCGTGGCCTGCCATCTGGCCAGCCTCAAGGGCAAGGGGGAGAACCCCGGCGCGGTTGGTCCGGACCTCACCGACACGGCCTGGATCCACGGCGGCACGCCGAAGGAAATCTACGCGACCCTGAAGAGTGGCGTGCTGGCCAAGGGCATGCCCGCCTGGGAGCCCGTGCTCGGCCAGAAAAAGACCGCCGAGGTCGTCGCTTACCTTCTCTCCCATCATAAACAAGGCGAACCGATCACCGTCGAGATCGCCAAATAA